One window of Saimiri boliviensis isolate mSaiBol1 chromosome 4, mSaiBol1.pri, whole genome shotgun sequence genomic DNA carries:
- the PBOV1 gene encoding LOW QUALITY PROTEIN: prostate and breast cancer overexpressed gene 1 protein (The sequence of the model RefSeq protein was modified relative to this genomic sequence to represent the inferred CDS: inserted 1 base in 1 codon; substituted 2 bases at 2 genomic stop codons), producing MRAFLSNQKCKDMHDIIHISQIRKXHRXSNFPRLPGILAPEAAFSPFCYKIFXKKEKVKRSQRATEFLDYSTEQSHHAILEDLQTHLTMKVSSVNTYLV from the exons ATGAGGGCCTTCTTAAGTAATCAGAAATGTAAGGATATGCACGATATTATTCACATTTCACAAATCAGAA AGCACAGATAAAGTAATTTCCCAAGGCTACCAGGCATTCTAGCTCCAGAAGCTGCATTCTCACCATTTTGCTAcaagatattttgaaaaaaagaaaaagtaaaaagaagtcaAAGGGCAACAGAGTTCCTTGATTATTCCACAGAACAGTCACACCATGCCATTCTTGAAGACTTGCAGACACACTTGACCATGAAAGTTTCCTCAGTGAATACCTATCTAGTGTGA